In Candidatus Eisenbacteria bacterium, the DNA window GACGCACATGAGCACTATGGACAAGTCCTTGGCGAGACGGCTGGCGCGCGAGCGCCGGCACAAGCGCATCCGGCGCCGCGTCTCGGGGACCGGCGAGCGGCCGCGGGTGTCCGTGTACCGCAGCAGCAAGCACATCTACGCGCAGGTGGTGGACGACGCGCGCGGCGTGACCCTGGTGTCCGTCGCGAGCGGCACGAAGGAAGTGAAGGCACGCCTGCAGGACAAGAAGGGCAAGATCGCCGCTGCGACCGCATGCGGCGAGGTGCTCGCGGAGAAGGCCAAGGCCAAGGGGATCACCGCGGTGTGTTTCGACCGCGGCGGTTACCTGTATCACGGGCGCGTGAAGGCGCTCGCGGAGGCAGCGCGCAATGCAGGACTCCAGTTCTAACCCGCA includes these proteins:
- a CDS encoding 50S ribosomal protein L18, producing the protein MDKSLARRLARERRHKRIRRRVSGTGERPRVSVYRSSKHIYAQVVDDARGVTLVSVASGTKEVKARLQDKKGKIAAATACGEVLAEKAKAKGITAVCFDRGGYLYHGRVKALAEAARNAGLQF